The Gammaproteobacteria bacterium genome has a segment encoding these proteins:
- a CDS encoding rhodanese-like domain-containing protein, translating into MDAVKDISVNDLADLLKTSEVPVQLLDVRTVAEMSQGIIPGALLASPANMGLAIEYTGITVIYCRSGIRSAHVCRLLTQQGCGHVLNLRHGIIAWAGAGLSITRPDEGFFS; encoded by the coding sequence ATGGATGCGGTTAAAGATATTAGTGTCAATGATCTGGCTGATCTACTGAAGACCTCTGAGGTTCCTGTGCAGTTACTGGATGTTCGTACGGTTGCTGAAATGTCACAGGGTATTATTCCCGGCGCTTTATTGGCATCACCGGCTAACATGGGGTTAGCAATAGAATATACGGGTATTACCGTTATTTACTGCCGTTCGGGTATTCGCTCTGCACATGTTTGCCGCTTATTGACGCAGCAGGGGTGCGGTCATGTGCTGAATTTACGACATGGTATTATCGCCTGGGCAGGTGCAGGTTTATCTATTACGAGACCCGATGAAGGTTTTTTTTCCTGA
- a CDS encoding DoxX family protein has translation MKMMLLRIHGWLNLTRSMDFIAPLLLRLYLAPIFWMAGTNKITHMEGTIEWFANPDWGLGLPFPELMAWLATSTEIVGSVLLLLGLGVRYISVPLMATMVVAALTVHWQHGWLAIAEGTGSLFANDRSVAAMERLQSAREILQEYGNYEWLTEHGSLAMLNNGIEFAATYFIMLLVLFFVGAGRYLSVDYWVHRKMVGA, from the coding sequence ATGAAGATGATGTTACTCAGGATACACGGTTGGTTAAACCTGACTCGTAGTATGGATTTTATTGCACCCTTGTTGTTACGGCTTTATCTGGCTCCGATATTCTGGATGGCGGGTACGAATAAAATTACTCATATGGAGGGTACGATTGAGTGGTTTGCTAATCCTGATTGGGGGCTGGGACTACCTTTTCCAGAACTGATGGCATGGCTGGCAACATCAACCGAGATTGTGGGTTCGGTATTACTTTTACTGGGTCTGGGTGTGCGTTATATATCGGTACCATTAATGGCGACGATGGTGGTTGCTGCATTAACAGTGCATTGGCAGCATGGCTGGCTTGCCATTGCGGAGGGTACTGGGAGTTTATTTGCTAATGATCGGAGTGTTGCTGCGATGGAGCGGTTGCAAAGTGCCAGAGAGATCCTGCAGGAATACGGGAATTATGAGTGGCTGACTGAGCATGGTAGTCTTGCCATGTTGAATAACGGGATTGAGTTTGCCGCCACCTATTTTATTATGTTATTGGTGTTGTTTTTTGTTGGTGCGGGGCGTTATTTGAGTGTAGATTATTGGGTGCATCGCAAGATGGTTGGCGCGTAG
- the soxA gene encoding sulfur oxidation c-type cytochrome SoxA, protein MNMKKTALFAAALTFLSINSGALQASPEAEMKAFQSYYQQRFPDTTFQDFSNGIYGIDKVRRVEWESIEEFAPYEIGLDIGKDLFEKPFANGKTYASCFPNGGIGIRQNYPYFDAKSGTVRTLEQDINACRSHNGEKPLKWKKNKIAAISAYMSYTSRGNKLAIKVPNDPRALAILERGKQNFFAKRGQLNMSCADCHMYNAGNMARGNLLSPALGNLSHFPVYRKKWESKGKGDLGGFGTVHRRFGGCNKQVRFKPLKAQSDEYKALEYYLTYMSNGIEVNGPGMRQ, encoded by the coding sequence ATGAACATGAAAAAAACCGCATTATTTGCAGCCGCACTAACCTTTCTGAGCATCAACTCAGGGGCGTTACAGGCATCACCCGAGGCTGAAATGAAGGCCTTTCAATCCTATTATCAACAGCGCTTTCCAGATACTACATTCCAGGATTTCAGCAATGGCATCTATGGCATTGATAAGGTAAGACGTGTTGAATGGGAGTCCATCGAGGAGTTTGCCCCTTATGAGATCGGGCTGGATATCGGCAAAGACTTATTCGAAAAGCCTTTCGCTAATGGTAAGACTTATGCCAGCTGTTTTCCAAATGGAGGCATTGGTATTCGTCAAAACTATCCCTACTTTGATGCCAAGTCCGGTACCGTACGCACCCTGGAACAGGATATCAACGCTTGTCGCAGCCACAATGGTGAGAAACCACTGAAGTGGAAGAAAAACAAGATAGCCGCGATCTCTGCCTATATGTCCTATACCTCAAGGGGTAATAAACTGGCTATCAAGGTGCCTAACGACCCTCGGGCATTGGCTATACTGGAACGAGGCAAACAGAATTTCTTTGCCAAACGTGGTCAGCTCAACATGTCCTGTGCCGATTGCCATATGTATAATGCCGGTAACATGGCTCGCGGTAATCTGCTAAGTCCTGCTCTAGGCAACCTGAGTCATTTCCCTGTTTATCGTAAAAAATGGGAATCCAAAGGCAAGGGTGATCTGGGCGGTTTTGGTACCGTACATCGTCGCTTTGGTGGCTGTAACAAACAGGTTCGATTCAAACCTCTTAAGGCTCAGAGTGATGAATACAAAGCTTTAGAGTATTATCTTACTTACATGAGTAATGGTATTGAGGTTAATGGACCGGGTATGCGCCAGTAA
- a CDS encoding DUF692 domain-containing protein, translating into MNAVLQGAGLGLRRELINDLSRTIPDAIQFFELAPENWMEVGGQWRKQLRHFSTERPVVAHGLSLSLGSLDPLDEGFVQRIGHFLDEYNIPLYTEHLSWCSDEGHLYDLLPIPFTFDAVEHVASRIRRVQEILQRRIAIENASYYVAPPMAEMSEAEFICAVLKAADCDLHLDVNNIYVNSINFNFDPHPFIQQLPAERVVYMHMAGHYQKSQDLIIDTHGADVIESVWELLAYTYQQIGIHPTLLERDFNIPPLSTLLPEVERIAQLQIEAGKHEQVA; encoded by the coding sequence ATGAATGCTGTCCTGCAAGGTGCGGGTCTGGGTCTACGACGTGAACTTATTAATGACCTGAGCCGCACAATTCCGGATGCTATCCAGTTCTTCGAGCTTGCACCCGAGAACTGGATGGAGGTCGGTGGTCAATGGCGTAAGCAATTACGCCATTTCTCTACCGAACGTCCTGTCGTGGCACATGGCTTGTCGTTGTCACTCGGTAGCCTGGATCCACTGGACGAGGGGTTTGTACAACGCATCGGGCACTTTCTGGATGAATACAATATCCCCCTATACACCGAACACCTGTCATGGTGTAGCGATGAAGGACACCTGTACGACCTGTTACCCATTCCATTTACCTTCGATGCAGTCGAGCATGTAGCCAGCCGCATTCGACGCGTACAAGAGATCCTGCAACGCCGTATCGCGATTGAAAATGCCTCTTACTATGTCGCACCACCAATGGCTGAGATGAGCGAGGCTGAATTCATCTGTGCTGTACTGAAGGCGGCTGATTGCGATTTACATCTTGATGTGAATAACATCTATGTCAACAGCATCAATTTTAACTTTGATCCACACCCGTTTATCCAGCAACTCCCGGCTGAACGAGTCGTCTATATGCACATGGCAGGGCACTATCAAAAGAGCCAAGACCTGATTATTGATACCCACGGAGCCGATGTTATTGAATCGGTGTGGGAACTATTGGCCTATACCTATCAACAGATCGGAATACACCCTACACTGTTGGAACGCGATTTCAACATCCCGCCATTATCCACCCTGTTACCCGAGGTAGAACGTATTGCCCAATTACAAATAGAAGCAGGAAAACATGAACAAGTCGCCTGA
- the soxX gene encoding sulfur oxidation c-type cytochrome SoxX — protein sequence MRKSAFKTITAISIASILTGLTMIPVSVASASEASVIAEGKKLAFNRKKGNCLACHAIAGGKLPGNIGPALIAMKDRYPDKSRLRAQIWDSTANNPNSMMPPFGRHKILSNSDIDKITAYIYSL from the coding sequence ATGCGGAAATCCGCGTTTAAAACCATTACTGCTATATCAATAGCCAGTATACTCACCGGCCTTACAATGATCCCAGTAAGCGTTGCCTCAGCATCAGAAGCGTCAGTCATTGCTGAAGGCAAGAAACTGGCCTTTAATCGAAAAAAAGGAAACTGTCTGGCCTGTCATGCCATTGCTGGTGGAAAATTACCGGGTAATATTGGTCCCGCATTAATTGCAATGAAAGATCGTTACCCTGATAAATCCAGGCTTCGTGCCCAGATCTGGGATTCAACGGCCAACAACCCCAACAGTATGATGCCTCCATTTGGACGGCATAAAATTCTGAGTAATAGCGATATCGACAAGATTACCGCCTACATATACTCGCTATAA
- the soxZ gene encoding thiosulfate oxidation carrier complex protein SoxZ produces the protein MAKSIKIRAKLSGDVTKVKALISHPMETGFRKNKKTGKKIPAHFIQEVVCDVKGNTVFTAQWGPAVSKNPYLAFELKNVAKGDILKLSWVDNKGESASAEAAIR, from the coding sequence ATGGCAAAATCAATCAAGATTCGTGCAAAACTGAGTGGCGATGTCACCAAGGTAAAAGCACTCATCAGTCACCCGATGGAAACCGGGTTTCGCAAAAACAAAAAAACAGGTAAGAAGATCCCCGCTCATTTCATCCAGGAAGTTGTTTGTGATGTGAAGGGCAATACCGTCTTTACCGCACAATGGGGGCCGGCTGTCTCCAAGAATCCTTATCTCGCCTTCGAACTCAAGAATGTAGCCAAGGGCGACATACTGAAACTAAGCTGGGTGGATAATAAAGGCGAAAGCGCATCAGCAGAAGCTGCAATCCGCTAA
- the soxY gene encoding thiosulfate oxidation carrier protein SoxY gives MKRRTILKGTLAMGVIGTGISAGLLTPRSVLAAWPKSAFSATSVGDALNAMYATDKRDSSSKIHLKAPDIAENGAVVQITVSADMDHHVDAISIIAEKNVNPMAASFQLTEHSNPFVATRIKLGKTSNVIAVVKSNGKLYSTQKEVKVTIGGCGG, from the coding sequence ATGAAACGTAGAACAATTTTGAAAGGTACACTGGCCATGGGTGTTATTGGCACAGGTATCAGCGCAGGATTACTCACCCCACGCAGCGTATTGGCTGCCTGGCCTAAAAGTGCCTTTAGTGCCACCTCAGTTGGTGATGCCTTAAATGCCATGTATGCCACAGACAAACGTGACAGCAGTAGCAAGATCCACCTCAAGGCTCCGGACATTGCTGAAAATGGTGCCGTCGTGCAGATCACCGTCTCTGCTGATATGGATCACCACGTCGATGCCATCAGTATTATTGCTGAAAAGAATGTCAACCCAATGGCGGCATCCTTTCAACTGACTGAGCACTCAAATCCTTTTGTAGCCACCCGTATCAAATTGGGTAAGACCTCAAATGTGATTGCTGTGGTTAAGTCGAATGGCAAGCTATATAGCACTCAGAAAGAGGTCAAGGTAACGATTGGTGGTTGTGGCGGTTAG
- the soxB gene encoding thiosulfohydrolase SoxB, with translation MNISRREFIQMLAVAGVSTLQLEGCSTNNGNRFMTSGNNPADLYELPAFGNVSIMHYTDCHAQLMPIHFREPNINLGIGSMRGQPPHLVGENLLKHYGIRPGSAEANALTYIDFTEASKKFGKVGGFAHLSSLVKKIRAQRPNSLLLDGGDTWQGSATALWTNAQDMVDAQLLLGVDIMTSHWEMTFGAERVQEIINNDFKGKIDFVAQNVVDNNWGDPIFKPYVIRNINGIPTAIIGQAFPYTPIANPRYMIPDWSFGIQDENMQAMVNKARGEGAQVVVVLSHNGMDVDLKMASRVTGIDAIMGGHTHDAIPSPTIVNNLGGKTLVTNAGSNGKFLAVLDFDVKNGRVRDFRYKLLPVFSNLIEADPEMEAYINKVRAPYLDNLQRELAITDSLLYRRGNFNGTFDQLICDALIEVMDAPISLSPGFRWGVSVLPGEPITFEQVMSQTAITYPTVSVDMVTGGRIKEVLEDVADNLFNIDPYYQQGGDMVRVGGLRYSINPHKKIGQRINDMELNGQALMPNKEYPVAGWASVGRPLEGRPVWDVVEEYLTSKKTIRIDHLNTPKIIGVKGNPGYKP, from the coding sequence ATGAATATTTCACGTCGAGAATTTATCCAGATGCTTGCTGTTGCAGGCGTATCCACCTTACAACTCGAAGGCTGTAGCACAAACAATGGTAATCGTTTTATGACGAGCGGAAACAATCCCGCCGATCTGTATGAATTACCCGCATTTGGCAATGTCTCGATAATGCATTACACCGATTGCCATGCGCAATTAATGCCGATTCACTTTCGTGAACCCAATATTAATCTGGGCATTGGCAGTATGCGTGGACAACCGCCACATCTAGTGGGAGAAAACCTGCTCAAACACTATGGCATCCGGCCAGGCTCTGCCGAGGCCAATGCCCTGACTTATATTGATTTCACTGAGGCATCGAAGAAATTTGGTAAGGTTGGTGGCTTTGCTCATCTATCCAGCCTGGTGAAAAAAATTCGCGCACAACGTCCAAACAGCCTGTTATTGGATGGTGGTGATACCTGGCAGGGGTCAGCCACAGCATTATGGACCAACGCACAGGATATGGTTGATGCACAACTGTTACTCGGCGTGGATATAATGACATCGCACTGGGAGATGACCTTTGGTGCCGAACGTGTGCAGGAAATCATTAATAATGATTTTAAGGGGAAAATCGATTTTGTAGCACAAAATGTCGTTGATAATAACTGGGGTGACCCCATATTCAAGCCCTATGTTATTCGTAATATTAACGGCATCCCTACCGCCATTATTGGACAAGCATTCCCCTACACCCCGATTGCCAATCCCCGCTATATGATTCCGGACTGGAGTTTTGGTATACAGGATGAAAATATGCAGGCGATGGTTAACAAAGCTCGGGGTGAAGGTGCTCAGGTTGTTGTGGTGCTATCACATAACGGCATGGATGTTGATTTGAAGATGGCCAGCCGTGTAACGGGTATTGATGCCATCATGGGCGGACATACGCATGATGCCATCCCGTCACCCACTATTGTTAATAACCTGGGTGGCAAGACACTGGTCACTAATGCCGGTTCAAATGGCAAGTTCCTCGCTGTGCTCGACTTTGATGTAAAAAATGGTCGTGTACGCGATTTCCGTTATAAACTGCTGCCAGTATTTTCTAACCTGATTGAGGCTGACCCAGAGATGGAGGCGTACATCAACAAGGTTCGCGCACCCTATCTGGATAATCTGCAACGGGAACTTGCCATCACCGACAGTCTGCTCTACCGTCGTGGAAATTTCAATGGTACCTTTGACCAGCTTATCTGTGATGCACTGATCGAGGTTATGGATGCACCGATATCACTCTCACCCGGCTTTCGCTGGGGAGTGAGTGTATTACCCGGTGAACCCATTACCTTCGAACAGGTGATGAGTCAAACCGCTATCACCTATCCAACCGTATCCGTTGACATGGTTACGGGTGGACGCATCAAGGAAGTTCTGGAAGATGTCGCCGACAACCTGTTTAATATAGATCCCTACTACCAACAAGGCGGTGATATGGTGCGCGTTGGCGGTCTACGCTACAGCATTAATCCACATAAAAAGATTGGTCAACGCATCAATGATATGGAACTCAATGGACAAGCACTGATGCCCAACAAGGAATATCCAGTAGCCGGCTGGGCCAGTGTTGGTCGGCCACTAGAGGGTAGACCAGTATGGGATGTTGTTGAAGAATACCTAACCAGTAAGAAAACCATTCGCATTGATCATCTGAACACACCCAAGATTATTGGTGTTAAGGGTAATCCCGGGTATAAGCCATAA
- a CDS encoding sulfurtransferase TusA family protein — translation MANFDDELDASGLNCPLPILRAKKSLSALESGKVLHIIATDPGSIKDFEAFAKQTGNELIESREEGGKYHYLIKKS, via the coding sequence ATGGCTAATTTTGATGACGAACTGGATGCATCCGGTTTAAACTGTCCCCTACCAATCCTGCGTGCCAAGAAGTCTTTGTCGGCACTGGAATCAGGTAAGGTTCTGCATATTATCGCTACTGATCCGGGTTCTATTAAGGATTTTGAGGCCTTTGCCAAGCAGACCGGCAATGAGCTGATTGAATCTCGTGAAGAGGGTGGTAAATACCACTATCTGATCAAAAAATCTTGA
- a CDS encoding M48 family metallopeptidase has translation MKTFFTPLLISIGLLISNPGDANDERNELSTLPELGDPSQQALPLQQEREMGQALVAYLQHNGLLVQDPDLRSYLDSLTNQLLGWVKTPYPLSFYIIDDPSINAFAAPGGIIALHTGLILASQTESELASVVAHEMAHISQRHAARNYALAQKLSLPTAAAMLAAILIGSQSPAAAQAAIIGVQAGSIQNQLNYSRSHEREADSIGMQILHQANIDATGMSDFFLRLQQQSRYSGNQIPPFLSTHPVTDERIANAQDRNRHQKGQGRRDSLGFHLARIKLLTRYTTDPQQTLFQLSKQDSNNPLVKDAARYGQALILQKTGRYSQARNILSSLVKKHPDEIQFILALARVENDASNSQQALAYYQAAYDTFFNNPVLILDYSRLLSQQRQFTKALSLLKPLTQQTSAYQSDAWYLFADTLYQSGNTAIAKESMAEYFLLSGNVAAAIGQLKQALESSNLHITDRERITARLSELKRNRPHSNE, from the coding sequence ATGAAAACCTTCTTTACCCCCCTACTAATAAGCATCGGATTATTAATTTCAAACCCAGGCGATGCCAATGACGAACGCAATGAACTGAGTACATTGCCTGAACTCGGCGATCCCTCACAACAGGCACTACCACTACAACAAGAAAGAGAAATGGGTCAGGCACTAGTTGCCTACCTGCAGCACAACGGACTATTAGTACAAGACCCCGATCTGCGCAGTTATCTGGACTCACTCACTAACCAACTACTCGGCTGGGTAAAAACCCCCTACCCTTTGTCCTTCTACATTATTGATGATCCCTCAATCAATGCCTTTGCCGCACCCGGTGGCATTATTGCCTTACATACCGGACTTATTCTCGCCAGCCAAACTGAAAGTGAACTTGCCAGCGTGGTGGCACATGAGATGGCGCACATATCCCAACGCCATGCGGCACGCAATTATGCCTTGGCACAAAAACTCAGCCTGCCCACAGCGGCAGCCATGCTGGCAGCCATATTAATCGGCAGCCAAAGCCCGGCAGCAGCGCAGGCAGCCATCATTGGTGTGCAAGCCGGTTCAATACAAAACCAGTTAAATTATTCCCGTAGCCATGAACGCGAAGCCGATTCTATCGGCATGCAAATCTTGCATCAAGCCAACATTGATGCCACCGGCATGTCTGATTTCTTTCTCCGCCTGCAACAACAAAGCCGTTATTCCGGAAATCAAATCCCACCTTTCCTGAGCACCCATCCTGTTACCGATGAACGTATCGCCAATGCCCAGGATCGAAACCGACATCAAAAGGGGCAGGGGCGACGGGATTCATTAGGTTTCCACCTTGCTCGAATTAAATTACTAACCCGCTACACCACAGACCCACAACAAACCCTATTTCAACTCAGCAAGCAAGATAGTAATAACCCGTTGGTTAAAGATGCAGCCCGTTACGGCCAGGCCCTGATCCTACAAAAAACGGGGCGCTATTCACAAGCACGTAACATCTTATCTTCATTGGTCAAAAAACATCCGGACGAGATACAATTCATACTGGCATTAGCGCGTGTAGAAAATGATGCCAGCAACTCCCAACAAGCTCTTGCTTATTATCAGGCCGCATACGACACCTTTTTTAACAACCCTGTGTTGATCCTTGATTATAGTCGCCTGCTATCACAACAAAGACAATTCACCAAAGCATTGTCCTTATTGAAGCCATTAACTCAACAGACATCCGCTTATCAATCTGATGCCTGGTACCTGTTTGCTGATACGTTATATCAATCCGGTAATACCGCCATCGCCAAAGAGTCCATGGCTGAATATTTTTTACTCAGTGGAAACGTTGCAGCTGCAATCGGTCAACTAAAACAGGCACTGGAATCCAGTAATTTACACATCACTGACCGGGAGCGAATTACCGCTCGACTTTCTGAGCTAAAAAGAAATCGCCCTCATAGCAATGAATAA
- a CDS encoding long-chain fatty acid transporter — protein sequence MKYSFKLSLATVAVSALLTAPVVQATNGYFSIGYGAKARGMGGVGVALPQDAIAGATNPAGIAFTGNRIDVGLELFQPFRSSTLDARGLDVNAATAGAVPGQGMRSTVKSGANLFAVPNFGAVMRAGKVLTFGLSAVGAGGMNTRYSTNPYSSALAPVIGDTSSNNFGVGGQSGFAGMYELMGGNVAAIDANLAMLYNDPTVGSTAGVNLAQLIVAPTVAYSINKKNSVGASLLLGYQRFRAYGLGLFRAFSADQANLTNVGDDQAFGLGVRVGWTGKVTNELTLGATAASKIYMQKFKKYSGLFAEGGAFDIPANFALGLAYKASDKVTLAFDVERILYTGVAAISNPGPTADEFFNGLTGALTGPSSCGAGGNEACVTKGMGNSNGFGFGWDDMTVYKLGVDYVYSKQWTFRGGFNYGKSPIANKENLFNILAPGVVERQMTLGFTYSPSRNNEITVGYMHAFRKDQSNVYAGTGGFTGFNYQADIGMSQNSLDVSYAWKF from the coding sequence ATGAAATACTCATTTAAATTGAGCTTGGCTACCGTGGCTGTCAGTGCATTACTGACTGCACCTGTTGTACAGGCAACTAATGGTTACTTTTCGATTGGTTACGGTGCTAAGGCGCGTGGCATGGGTGGTGTGGGTGTTGCTCTGCCACAGGATGCTATCGCAGGTGCAACTAATCCGGCGGGTATTGCCTTTACCGGTAATCGTATTGATGTGGGTCTTGAATTATTTCAACCCTTTCGTAGTTCGACTCTGGATGCCAGAGGCTTGGATGTGAATGCCGCAACTGCGGGTGCGGTTCCTGGTCAGGGTATGCGCTCTACCGTTAAGAGTGGAGCGAATCTATTTGCGGTACCTAACTTTGGTGCAGTAATGAGGGCTGGTAAGGTGTTGACCTTTGGTTTGAGTGCTGTGGGTGCAGGTGGTATGAACACGCGTTATTCAACCAATCCTTACTCGTCTGCTCTGGCTCCCGTTATTGGTGATACCAGCAGTAATAATTTCGGAGTGGGTGGGCAATCTGGTTTTGCTGGTATGTATGAGCTTATGGGCGGGAATGTTGCTGCGATAGATGCTAATCTTGCTATGTTGTATAACGATCCTACGGTTGGTTCAACCGCAGGTGTGAATCTGGCGCAGTTGATTGTGGCACCAACCGTTGCCTACAGTATCAACAAGAAGAATAGTGTTGGTGCTTCACTGCTATTGGGTTATCAGCGTTTCCGTGCCTATGGTCTGGGTCTGTTCCGTGCCTTTTCTGCTGATCAGGCCAATCTGACTAACGTCGGTGATGATCAGGCCTTTGGTTTAGGTGTTCGTGTGGGTTGGACGGGTAAGGTCACCAATGAACTGACCTTGGGTGCAACGGCTGCTTCCAAAATCTATATGCAGAAGTTCAAGAAGTATTCGGGTCTGTTTGCCGAGGGTGGTGCTTTTGATATCCCGGCTAACTTTGCTCTGGGTCTGGCTTATAAGGCAAGTGATAAAGTGACACTGGCCTTTGATGTGGAGCGTATCCTGTACACCGGTGTGGCCGCTATTTCTAATCCTGGTCCAACGGCTGATGAGTTTTTTAATGGTTTAACAGGTGCGTTGACGGGGCCAAGTTCATGTGGTGCGGGAGGTAATGAAGCCTGTGTTACTAAAGGCATGGGTAACTCCAATGGCTTTGGTTTTGGCTGGGATGATATGACGGTCTACAAGCTGGGTGTGGATTATGTCTACAGCAAACAGTGGACCTTCCGTGGCGGCTTTAACTACGGTAAGAGCCCGATTGCTAATAAAGAAAACCTGTTTAATATTCTTGCCCCTGGTGTTGTAGAGAGACAGATGACTCTGGGCTTTACTTATAGTCCAAGTCGGAATAACGAGATCACTGTGGGTTATATGCATGCCTTCCGTAAGGATCAGTCAAATGTATACGCAGGCACAGGCGGTTTTACTGGGTTTAATTACCAGGCTGACATCGGTATGTCACAGAACTCCCTTGATGTCAGTTACGCATGGAAGTTTTAA
- a CDS encoding methyl-accepting chemotaxis protein, translating to MNKISFKPSITRTLLMASVVFWIVAGFVFPVFAELYMSWQPGILVWGVICIVLGAALGFTNYLMVDVILLQKLKVISIMAQAMSENDINQHCDLKSDDLIGEIADGFNHMADNLRNIVGEISGATSQLASAAEEMSAITDEAGNSVAHQQSEIEHVATSMNEMMSTVHEVAKHATEAAASAQQADAAASSGALVAVNAMGGIDALANQVEEAAQVIHKLEQESESIGMVLDVIRGIAEQTNLLALNAAIEAARAGEQGRGFAVVADEVRTLASRTQASTEEIQKMIQRLQIGAGNAVQVMDAARTSAKDGMEQVEQAAEALGEIAGEVAAITDMNTQIASAAEEQSAVTEEINQNVANIKEVADQTSAGAQQTASASAELARLSAQLQSLMGQFKM from the coding sequence ATGAATAAAATTAGTTTCAAACCCAGTATTACACGAACCCTGCTTATGGCCTCTGTTGTATTCTGGATTGTGGCAGGTTTTGTATTCCCTGTGTTTGCTGAGCTTTATATGAGTTGGCAGCCCGGTATTTTAGTCTGGGGTGTTATCTGTATCGTTTTGGGCGCTGCCTTGGGTTTTACTAATTACTTGATGGTGGATGTTATTCTGCTACAGAAGTTGAAGGTAATCTCCATTATGGCGCAGGCGATGAGTGAGAATGATATCAATCAACACTGTGACCTGAAGAGTGATGACCTTATTGGTGAAATTGCAGACGGGTTTAATCACATGGCGGATAATCTGCGTAATATTGTCGGTGAGATCAGTGGTGCGACCAGCCAGTTGGCATCGGCTGCGGAAGAGATGTCTGCCATTACCGATGAGGCGGGTAATTCTGTTGCACATCAGCAAAGTGAGATTGAGCATGTGGCGACATCGATGAATGAGATGATGTCGACAGTGCATGAAGTGGCCAAACATGCGACTGAGGCAGCGGCCTCGGCACAACAGGCGGATGCGGCGGCGAGTTCGGGTGCCTTGGTGGCAGTGAATGCTATGGGTGGTATTGATGCGCTAGCCAATCAGGTGGAAGAAGCGGCACAGGTGATTCATAAGTTGGAACAAGAATCTGAGAGCATTGGTATGGTGCTGGATGTGATTCGTGGCATTGCCGAGCAGACCAATCTGTTGGCACTGAATGCCGCCATTGAGGCGGCGCGTGCGGGTGAGCAGGGCCGTGGTTTTGCTGTGGTGGCTGATGAGGTGCGTACCCTGGCTAGCAGAACGCAGGCATCGACTGAGGAGATTCAGAAGATGATTCAGCGTCTACAAATAGGGGCCGGTAATGCGGTACAGGTGATGGATGCCGCACGTACCAGTGCTAAGGATGGTATGGAACAGGTTGAGCAGGCAGCTGAGGCATTAGGTGAGATTGCCGGTGAAGTGGCCGCAATTACCGATATGAATACACAGATTGCCAGTGCGGCTGAAGAACAGAGTGCCGTTACCGAAGAGATTAATCAGAATGTAGCCAATATCAAGGAAGTGGCTGATCAGACCTCGGCAGGTGCACAACAAACCGCCTCTGCCAGTGCTGAATTGGCACGTCTATCGGCTCAGTTACAGAGCTTGATGGGACAGTTCAAGATGTAG
- a CDS encoding sigma-70 family RNA polymerase sigma factor translates to MEQHSPTDNRSHPANTWLDEHGDVLYRFALLRLGNPHLAEEAVQETLVAALQGWSKFSGRASVRTWLTGILKNKIIDHFRRSQREVPLPDDWYDNDPFSDHFVDEGHWSFTLKDWGKPESMLEQGEFWRVLQECLDKIPPRLRHAFLMREVMEEKSEKVCQDLDISPTNLWTMLYRARMGLRKCFEKTGVKPS, encoded by the coding sequence ATGGAACAACATAGCCCAACTGATAACAGAAGTCACCCCGCCAACACCTGGCTGGATGAACACGGCGATGTGCTTTATCGCTTTGCCCTATTACGACTGGGTAATCCACATCTGGCCGAAGAGGCAGTACAGGAAACCCTGGTTGCAGCCCTGCAAGGCTGGAGTAAATTTAGTGGTCGAGCCTCGGTACGCACCTGGCTAACCGGCATCCTCAAAAACAAGATTATTGATCACTTTCGTCGCTCCCAACGTGAGGTCCCTTTGCCTGATGACTGGTACGACAATGATCCCTTTAGCGATCACTTTGTCGATGAGGGGCATTGGAGCTTTACCTTAAAGGACTGGGGAAAGCCTGAATCCATGTTAGAACAGGGAGAATTCTGGCGCGTATTACAAGAATGCCTGGATAAAATTCCACCGCGCCTGCGCCATGCTTTTTTAATGCGCGAGGTAATGGAGGAAAAAAGTGAAAAAGTGTGTCAGGATCTTGATATTAGCCCGACCAACCTATGGACTATGCTTTACCGTGCCCGTATGGGACTTCGGAAGTGCTTTGAAAAAACAGGAGTTAAACCATCCTAA